Proteins encoded by one window of Streptomyces sp. NBC_01571:
- the sdhA gene encoding succinate dehydrogenase flavoprotein subunit, translated as MQIHKYDTVIVGAGGAGMRAAIEATKRSRTAVLTKLYPTRSHTGAAQGGMAAALANVEEDNWEWHTFDTVKGGDYLVDQDAAEILAKEAIDSVLDLEKMGLPFNRTPEGRIDQRRFGGHSRNHGEAPVRRSCYAADRTGHMILQTLYQNCVKEGVEFFNEFYVLDQLITEVDGVKRSAGVVAYELATGEIHVFQAKSVIYASGGTGKFFKVTSNAHTLTGDGQAAVYRRGLPLEDMEFFQFHPTGIWRMGILLTEGARGEGGILRNKDGERFMEKYAPVMKDLASRDVVSRSIYTEIREGRGCGPEGDHVYLDLTHLPPEQLDAKLPDITEFARTYLGIEPYTDPIPIQPTAHYAMGGIPTNVEGEVLSDNTTVVPGLYAAGEVACVSVHGANRLGTNSLLDINVFGRRAGIAAAEYSAKADYVELPDNPASQVVAQVERLRDSTGTERVATLRLELQECMDANVMVFRTEQTIKTAVEKIAELRERYKNVAIQDKGKRFNTDLLEAIELGNLLDLAEVMAVSALARKESRGGHYREDYPNRDDVNFMRHTMAYREVGDDGTESIRLDYKPVVQTRYQPMERKY; from the coding sequence ATGCAGATCCACAAGTACGACACCGTCATCGTCGGCGCCGGCGGCGCCGGCATGCGCGCCGCCATCGAGGCGACGAAGCGCAGCCGCACCGCCGTGCTGACGAAGCTCTACCCCACCCGCTCCCACACGGGCGCGGCGCAGGGCGGCATGGCCGCCGCGCTGGCCAACGTGGAGGAGGACAACTGGGAGTGGCACACCTTCGACACCGTCAAGGGCGGTGACTACCTGGTCGACCAGGACGCCGCCGAGATCCTGGCGAAGGAGGCCATCGACTCGGTCCTCGACCTGGAGAAGATGGGCCTGCCGTTCAACCGGACGCCCGAGGGGCGGATCGACCAGCGCCGTTTCGGCGGTCACTCCCGCAACCACGGTGAGGCCCCGGTCCGCCGGTCCTGCTACGCCGCGGACCGCACCGGCCACATGATCCTCCAGACGCTGTACCAGAACTGCGTCAAGGAGGGCGTGGAGTTCTTCAACGAGTTCTACGTGCTCGACCAGCTCATCACCGAGGTCGACGGCGTCAAGAGGTCCGCGGGTGTCGTCGCGTACGAACTCGCGACCGGTGAGATCCACGTCTTCCAGGCGAAGTCCGTGATCTACGCGTCCGGCGGCACCGGCAAGTTCTTCAAGGTGACGTCCAACGCGCACACCCTGACGGGTGACGGGCAGGCGGCGGTCTACCGTCGCGGACTGCCGCTGGAGGACATGGAGTTCTTCCAGTTCCACCCGACCGGCATCTGGCGCATGGGCATCCTGCTGACGGAGGGCGCCCGCGGTGAGGGCGGCATCCTCCGCAACAAGGACGGCGAGCGCTTCATGGAGAAGTACGCGCCGGTCATGAAGGACCTCGCGTCCCGTGACGTCGTGTCCCGCTCCATCTACACGGAGATCCGTGAGGGCCGCGGCTGCGGTCCCGAGGGCGACCACGTCTACCTCGACCTCACCCACCTCCCGCCGGAGCAGCTCGACGCGAAGCTCCCCGACATCACCGAGTTCGCGCGTACCTACCTCGGTATCGAGCCCTACACGGACCCGATCCCGATCCAGCCCACCGCGCACTACGCGATGGGCGGCATCCCGACGAACGTCGAGGGTGAGGTGCTGAGCGACAACACCACGGTCGTCCCGGGCCTGTACGCGGCCGGCGAGGTCGCCTGCGTGTCCGTGCACGGCGCCAACCGGCTCGGCACGAACTCGCTCCTGGACATCAACGTGTTCGGGCGCCGCGCGGGCATCGCCGCGGCCGAGTACTCGGCGAAGGCCGACTACGTCGAGCTGCCCGACAACCCGGCCTCGCAGGTCGTCGCGCAGGTCGAGCGCCTGCGCGACTCCACGGGCACGGAGCGGGTCGCGACGCTCCGCCTCGAGCTGCAGGAGTGCATGGACGCCAACGTGATGGTGTTCCGCACCGAGCAGACGATCAAGACGGCGGTCGAGAAGATCGCGGAGCTGCGCGAGCGCTACAAGAACGTCGCGATCCAGGACAAGGGCAAGCGGTTCAACACGGACCTCCTCGAGGCCATCGAGCTGGGCAACCTGCTCGACCTGGCCGAGGTCATGGCCGTCTCCGCGCTCGCCCGCAAGGAGTCCCGCGGCGGTCACTACCGCGAGGACTACCCGAACCGCGACGACGTCAACTTCATGCGCCACACCATGGCGTACCGCGAGGTCGGCGACGACGGCACCGAGTCCATCCGTCTCGACTACAAGCCGGTCGTCCAGACCCGCTACCAGCCGATGGAGCGTAAGTACTGA
- a CDS encoding succinate dehydrogenase hydrophobic membrane anchor subunit, with amino-acid sequence MSTTETAASGIGPVEGAGTFSAYGVDNPAPLIEAPRKRTKKTPKSTRGNFEMYGWLFMRLSGIVLVVLVLGHLLIQLVLDGGVSKIGFAFVAGRWASPWWQAWDLAMLWLAMLHGANGLRTVINDYAERANTRLWLKGLLYTATVFTILLGTLVIFTFDPNIR; translated from the coding sequence ATGTCCACCACAGAGACCGCCGCTTCCGGCATCGGCCCCGTCGAGGGCGCGGGCACGTTCTCGGCGTACGGCGTCGACAACCCGGCGCCGCTCATCGAGGCCCCCCGCAAGCGCACCAAGAAGACCCCGAAGTCGACGCGCGGCAATTTCGAGATGTACGGCTGGCTCTTCATGCGCCTGTCCGGCATCGTCCTCGTCGTCCTGGTCCTCGGCCACCTGCTCATCCAGCTCGTCCTCGACGGCGGTGTCTCCAAGATCGGCTTCGCGTTCGTCGCGGGCCGCTGGGCGTCCCCGTGGTGGCAGGCCTGGGACCTCGCGATGCTGTGGCTCGCCATGCTGCACGGCGCCAACGGCCTGCGCACGGTCATCAACGACTACGCCGAGCGCGCGAACACCCGCCTGTGGCTCAAGGGCCTGCTCTACACCGCGACGGTGTTCACCATCCTGCTGGGCACGCTGGTGATCTTCACCTTCGACCCGAACATCCGCTAG
- the sdhC gene encoding succinate dehydrogenase, cytochrome b556 subunit, translating to MPAGTLYRGREGMWSWVAHRVTGVLIFFFLFVHVLDTALVRVSPEDYDRVVSTYKTPIVALLEYGLVAAILFHALNGLRVIAVDFWSKGPRYQKQMLWSVVGIWVVLMVGALYPVLGHAFREVFGS from the coding sequence GTGCCGGCTGGAACGCTGTACCGCGGCCGGGAAGGAATGTGGTCCTGGGTGGCTCATCGAGTCACCGGCGTCCTCATCTTCTTCTTCCTGTTCGTACACGTGCTGGACACCGCTCTCGTCCGTGTCTCCCCCGAGGACTACGACAGGGTCGTGTCCACGTACAAGACGCCGATCGTCGCGCTGTTGGAGTACGGCCTCGTCGCCGCCATCCTCTTCCACGCGCTCAACGGCCTGCGTGTCATCGCCGTCGACTTCTGGTCGAAGGGCCCGCGCTACCAGAAGCAGATGCTCTGGTCCGTCGTCGGTATCTGGGTCGTGCTGATGGTCGGGGCGCTGTACCCCGTCCTCGGGCACGCATTCCGCGAAGTCTTCGGGAGCTGA
- a CDS encoding 2-oxo-4-hydroxy-4-carboxy-5-ureidoimidazoline decarboxylase, which produces MTSTGRHGTHPPPSHRRGPTLPAHRLPRLPGQVALPEQKSGSPSPARLQHFNDAPADDVERALLTCCRNPRWAHRLAAHRPYPDLDALLAAADEAAYDLTPGDLAEALAGESLTPLPDGGYSAAHTALSAAHAAYESRFGHVFVICLDGIAPEEALDQVLGAIRSRLTNDREEERVTTADELRRLARGRLARLVQHFSAPPVLERPL; this is translated from the coding sequence GTGACGTCCACAGGACGCCACGGCACGCACCCGCCGCCATCCCATCGCCGAGGACCCACGCTGCCCGCGCACCGTCTCCCACGCCTCCCCGGCCAGGTCGCCCTACCCGAGCAGAAGAGCGGGTCACCGTCCCCGGCGCGCCTGCAGCACTTCAACGACGCACCCGCCGACGACGTCGAGCGGGCCCTGCTCACGTGCTGCCGCAATCCGCGCTGGGCCCACCGGCTGGCCGCCCACCGGCCGTACCCGGATCTGGACGCCCTGCTGGCCGCGGCCGACGAGGCGGCGTACGACCTCACGCCCGGCGATCTCGCCGAAGCGCTGGCCGGCGAGTCGCTCACGCCACTCCCGGACGGCGGCTACTCCGCCGCCCACACCGCGCTGAGCGCCGCGCACGCCGCGTACGAGAGCCGCTTCGGGCATGTGTTCGTCATCTGCCTGGACGGCATAGCCCCCGAGGAAGCCCTCGACCAGGTGCTCGGCGCCATCCGGTCACGATTGACGAACGATCGGGAGGAGGAGCGCGTGACGACGGCGGACGAACTGCGCCGCCTCGCCCGGGGCCGCCTCGCCCGCCTGGTGCAGCACTTCAGCGCGCCACCCGTGCTGGAGCGCCCCCTCTAG